Part of the Cellulomonas taurus genome, CGCTCCGAAACACCGTTCCTCACAATTGCGACTAATTCACCAGGAGCCATCCTCCGGGCCTCGCCGACAACACGAGAGGCCGTCCCGAATCCGGAACGGCCTCTCGTCAACTCCACCGGAACGCCTCTCAGCGTCCCCTCCCCCGCCTCACGGGGTCACTTCGCGCGGATCACCACATACCGCGACGGCTCCACGCCCTCCGAGTCGGAGCTCAACCCGGCAGCGGCGACCGCGTCGTGCACGACCTTGCGCTCGAACGGGTTCATCGGCTCCAGCGACTCGTCGGCGCCGGACTCCTTGACCCGAGCGATTGCGGCCTCGGCGAGCGACACCAACTCGGCCTTGCGCTCTCCGCGGTACCCGGCGACGTCCAGCATGAGCCGCGACCGGTCACCCGTCTTCGCCTGGACGGTGAGTCGGGTCAGCTCCTGCAGAGCGTCGAGCACCTCGCCGTCCTTGCCGACCAGACGCCGCAGCGCCCGCTCGGCACCCTCGTCCGCCACGATCTCCACGGAGGCCCGGCCGTTGTCGACGTCGATGTCGATGTCACCGTCCAGGTCCGCGATGTCGAGCAGCTCCTCGAGGTAGTCGGCGGCGATCTCGCCCTCCTCCTCCAGCCGGGAGGTGGCGGCGCTGACGTCGGGTGCCTCACTCGGTGTGGTCATCTCAACTCCTGTGTCGTGTCGCGCCCGACCGGCGCGGAGGTGATGGGCGGGCGAACCCGCGGGAACTGCCGAGGGTCAGGAACCCTTGCGCTTCTTCGCTGCTCGAGGTGCCGGGGTGGAGCCGTCGGCGTTCGGGTCGAACTCGTCTGGCTCAGCGTCGGACACCGGCGCGGCGGAGGCCTTCGGTGCGGCGGCGGGCTTCCCGGACTTCGCGGCGCCAGACTTCGGAGCGGCCCCGGACTTCGGCGCGGTCCCGGAGGTGGCGGCGGACTTCGGCGCGGTGCCGGACTTCGCCGCGCTCGTCTTGCCGGAGGTGGACGCTCCGGAGTCGTCGACGGCCGTCGGGGTCACGGGCGGCAGCTCCGACACACCGGCCGGACCCTTCTTCTTGGCCCGGGCCTTGCCTACCGGCTGCTGACGCTGACCACTGACCGGCCGCGCCTCCTCGATGCCGGGGATGCCACCCTCGTCGGTCAGCACGTCGCCACGGGCGGCAGCCTTCTTCGCCTTGCGTGCCTTGAGCGCGAGCTCGGCCTGCGAGCCGGGGGCCGGCATCCGGCGGATCGTGTAGAACTGCTGGCCCATGGTCCACAGGTTGGTGGTGGTCCAGTAGATCAGCACACCGATCGGGAAGTTCACGCCGGAGAAGGCGAAGATCAGCGGGAAGACGTACATCAGCATCTTCTGCTGCTGCGCCATCGGGCCTTCGAGAGCGGCCGGCGGCATGTTCTTCATCGTCAGCTGACGCTGGGTGGTGAAGGTGGTCACCGACATCGCGACGATCAGGATGACCGTGACGATCCGGATGTGCAGCGCCTGCGACCCGTCGCCGAAGGCGGCGGCGTTCATGAAGGTGCCGGACAGCGGCGCGCCGAACACCGAGGCGGACTCGGCCTGACCGGCGACGCTCTGCGTGATCGGGCCGACGGAGTCACGGCTCCAGGTGCCCGCGGCGATCTGCGGCAGCGAGTTCAGCACCCGGAACAGGGCGAAGAAGATCGGGGACTGCGCCAGGATCGGCAGGCAGGAGGCGAAGGGGTTGGTGCCGTGCTTGCGGTACAGCTCCATCGTCTCGCGGCTCATCGCCTCGCGGGACGCGGGGTCGGTCTTCCCCTTGTACTTCTTCTGGATCTTCTGCATCTCCGGCTGGACCAGCTGCAGGCCGCGCTGGGCCTTGATCTGCCGGAAGAACAGCGGGATCAGGATGATCCGCATGACGATCACGAGGCCGACGATCGACAGCCCCCAGGCAGCACCGCCCGCCGGGTCGAGGCCGAGGAACTCGAACGCCTTGTGGAAGGCGTACATGATCCAGGCGACCACGACCATGATCGGGTACAGCAGGCCGTCGAACCAGCTCATGACAGGGCTTCTCCAGGGATCAGTGCGCGGCGGTGGCCGCGTCGTGCGAGTGTCGTCGGTGACCGACAGGTGGAACGTCGTCGACGCCGCCCGGGTTCCAGGGGTTGCACCGCAGCAACCGCCAGGCGGCCATCGCACCGCCCCGGAACACGCCGTGCCGCTCGATCGCGGTCACGGCGTAGGACGAACAGGACGGGTAGAACCGGCAGGTCGGCGGCGTCATCGGGGAGATGAACCGCTGGTAGCCGCGGACCAGGAGCACCAGGAGGCGCCGCGGTGCGCGCAGCACGCTGGTCACGCCGCACCCCGTTCGACCAGGCGGCGGCCGGCGGTGCGCAGCGCACCGTCCAGGTCACGACCCAGTCCGGCGTAGTCGGCGTCGGCCGCCGGCCCGAGCGCGCGGATCACCAGGTCACTGCCCTGGCCGACGGCGTCCATCCGGTCGG contains:
- a CDS encoding protein jag; its protein translation is MTTPSEAPDVSAATSRLEEEGEIAADYLEELLDIADLDGDIDIDVDNGRASVEIVADEGAERALRRLVGKDGEVLDALQELTRLTVQAKTGDRSRLMLDVAGYRGERKAELVSLAEAAIARVKESGADESLEPMNPFERKVVHDAVAAAGLSSDSEGVEPSRYVVIRAK
- the yidC gene encoding membrane protein insertase YidC encodes the protein MSWFDGLLYPIMVVVAWIMYAFHKAFEFLGLDPAGGAAWGLSIVGLVIVMRIILIPLFFRQIKAQRGLQLVQPEMQKIQKKYKGKTDPASREAMSRETMELYRKHGTNPFASCLPILAQSPIFFALFRVLNSLPQIAAGTWSRDSVGPITQSVAGQAESASVFGAPLSGTFMNAAAFGDGSQALHIRIVTVILIVAMSVTTFTTQRQLTMKNMPPAALEGPMAQQQKMLMYVFPLIFAFSGVNFPIGVLIYWTTTNLWTMGQQFYTIRRMPAPGSQAELALKARKAKKAAARGDVLTDEGGIPGIEEARPVSGQRQQPVGKARAKKKGPAGVSELPPVTPTAVDDSGASTSGKTSAAKSGTAPKSAATSGTAPKSGAAPKSGAAKSGKPAAAPKASAAPVSDAEPDEFDPNADGSTPAPRAAKKRKGS
- the yidD gene encoding membrane protein insertion efficiency factor YidD, producing the protein MTSVLRAPRRLLVLLVRGYQRFISPMTPPTCRFYPSCSSYAVTAIERHGVFRGGAMAAWRLLRCNPWNPGGVDDVPPVGHRRHSHDAATAAH